A single window of Neurospora crassa OR74A linkage group VII, whole genome shotgun sequence DNA harbors:
- a CDS encoding solute carrier family 25 protein has translation MSADFWAGYVSGAIGIVIGNPLDILKVRLQAGGGSSSSSSSSSSSLLPTPIPNSTPSPPPSAAAAAAAAAAAPPTTSGTPSTTSWIRPFLRGTAAPVLGYGALNALLFVSYNRTESAINHFVFGIDPSLPLQTGVNLWSTWIAGAVGGLATWVVSTPTELIKCRVQLAAEEQQQQQQQQGQQGSRRGTIQGSSSSSSRRRRRGGIGIVGTEKKGSSSSSWQVTKHVLRTQGIKGLYFGGAVTALRDSIGYGFYFWSYELSSRWMVAAAAASSSSSSSSSSSQAGGILTSEATRVLLCGGLAGIITWASIFPLDVIKTRVQTQGILPLPLASGSGVIETQGEQTALLDRTASQRKQRPLGAWEVAKLTYREGGVKPFFRGLAVCSVRAFIVNAVQWAMYEWIMTELGQGRRAKASGTGGVEAETLGGGELAGMGAA, from the coding sequence ATGTCCGCCGACTTCTGGGCCGGATACGTCTCCGGCGCCATAGGCATCGTCATCGGCAACCCGCTTGACATTCTCAAGGTCCGCCTCCAAGCCGGCGGCggctcttcctcgtcgtcgtcttcctcctcttcttccctacTACCCACCCCAATCCCAAACTCAAccccgtcaccaccaccatcagcagcagcagcagcagcagcagcagcagcagcaccgccAACCACCTCAGGcacaccatcaacaacctcgTGGATCCGGCCCTTCCTCAGGGGCACTGCTGCCCCGGTCCTCGGCTACGGCGCCCTCAACGCCCTCTTATTCGTCTCCTACAACAGAACCGAATCAGCCATCAACCACTTTGTTTTCGGAATCGACCCCTCTCTACCTTTACAAACGGGCGTCAACCTCTGGAGTACCTGGATCGCGGGCGCCGTAGGCGGGTTGGCTACGTGGGTGGTGAGCACGCCTACCGAGTTGATCAAGTGTCGGGTTCAACTTGCAGcagaggagcagcagcagcagcagcagcagcaggggcagcaaGGATCGAGGAGGGGGACAATccaaggtagtagtagtagtagtagtaggaggaggaggagggggggaataGGGATTGTAGGAACAGAGAAAAAagggtcatcatcatcatcatggcaaGTCACCAAACACGTCCTCCGCACCCAAGGAATCAAAGGCCTTTACTTTGGCGGGGCGGTGACGGCGCTGAGGGATAGTATCGGGTACGGTTTCTATTTTTGGAGTTATGAGTTGAGTTCGAGATGGAtggtggctgctgctgctgcttcctcttcctcttcctcttcttcttcttcttctcaggCCGGAGGTATCTTGACCTCCGAAGCAACCCGCGTCCTTCTCTGCGGTGGACTGGCGGGAATCATCACTTGGGCGAGCATTTTCCCCCTGGACGTGATCAAGACACGGGTGCAGACCCAGGGgatccttccacttccacttgcttcGGGTTCGGGTGTTATCGAAACCCAAGGGGAGCAAACTGCACTCTTGGACAGGACGGCGAGCCAGCGGAAGCAAAGGCCATTGGGAGCTTGGGAAGTCGCCAAGTTGACCTACAGAGAGGGCGGGGTCAAGCCGTTCTTTAGGGGGTTGGCGGTCTGTAGTGTCAGGGCTTTCATCGTCAATGCTGTGCAGTGGGCAATGTATGAGTGGATCATGACGGAACTTGGGCAGGGCAGGAGGGCGAAGGCATCGGGCACCGGCGGTGTCGAAGCGGAAACTTTGGGAGGCGGCGAGCTTGCTGGGATGGGTGCTGCTTGA